Proteins from one Hoplias malabaricus isolate fHopMal1 chromosome 2, fHopMal1.hap1, whole genome shotgun sequence genomic window:
- the LOC136687249 gene encoding polymeric immunoglobulin receptor-like, whose protein sequence is MKRFFIILVLHMISGPGCDCDVIGYSGGSILILSDLQWDTNRTRSVCRVEKGGCVNLMTDQTRSSSVSEGRLRMYSNADGRFLFLIRHLTPQDSGFYRFTVGEEKSADIQLSVITDASFGRKERKTVFLGDTFTMSCNYPPEFTVSRKRLISFKDLINFTPLIYTEKDSQKEQYGRFSIFDDRRSKVFRVELSDVRKEDGVVYSCGAKKKIKFVTYYSYFREFQLQVTGVSGLVVYSSVGAVFFLFAVALITAIYCKIKCKASETMIRTSRETKDKKANDSASIPLQSRENTNQSDSVYESLTPSTNQSDSVYESLMPNTNQSDSVY, encoded by the exons ATGAAGCGCTTCTTCATCATTCTTGTCCTCCACATGATCTCAG GCCCAGGGTGTGACTGTGATGTGATCGGATATTCAGGAGGAAGTATTCTCATACTGTCTGATCTCCAGTGGGATACAAACAGAACGAGGTCTGTGTGCAGAGTGGAAAAGGGTGGCTGTGTTAATCTAATGACGGATCAGACGAGAAGCAGCAGTGTCAGTGAAGGAAGACTAAGGATGTATTCAAATGCAGATGGGAGGtttctgtttttaatcagaCATCTGACCCCACAGGACTCTGGGTTTTACAGATTTACAGTTGGAGAGGAAAAGAGTGCAGACATTCAACTGTCAGTTATAACAG ATGCTTCTTTtgggaggaaagaaagaaagaccgTTTTTCTGGGAGACACATTCACTATGAGCTGTAACTATCCACCAGAGTTTACAGTCAGCAGGAAGAGATTAATCAGCTTCAAAGATCTGATTAATTTTACACCACTCATTTACACTGAAAAAGATTCACAGAAAGAACAGTATGGCAGATTCTCCATCTTTGACGACAGAAGATCTAAAGTTTTCAGAGTGGAGCTCAGTGATGTGAGAAAAGAAGACGGAGTGGTTTACAGCTGTGGAGCAAAGAAGAAAATCAAGTTTGTTACTTACTATTCCTACTTCAGAGAATTTCAGCTACAGGTCACTG gTGTTTCAGGTCTGGTTGTGTACTCCTCTGTTGGTGCTGTTTTTTTCCTGTTCGCTGTTGCTCTGATTACAGCCATCTACTGCAAAATAAAGTGCAAAG CTTCAGAGACAATGATAAGAACTTCCAGAGAG ACTAAAGATAAAAAAGCAAATGATTCAGCTTCGATCCCTCTTCAATCAAGAGAAAacaccaaccaatcagattcagtctACGAGAGTCTAACCCCCAgcaccaaccaatcagattcagtctATGAGAGTCTAATGCCCAacaccaaccaatcagattcagtctACTGA
- the LOC136677383 gene encoding polymeric immunoglobulin receptor-like: protein MPNAKGLMDAAEVVGCLEGSVIIDCLYPPLFKAQPKAVCRIEQICQTRIRMNTTNRWVNADKFHVYYDDAASVLRVIILNLSLQDAGVYRCAAVQNSVYNPVVDWELKVDKDSSCNEPNTITAQLGQNFSFSRDYSENAKFNSKYVFKIHDHFVKQMASTSGTPLGLEEQMCRFSISDNEHNNTFIVSIKNVRLDDAGLYFCGVMTSELPVNYIRIIKNVRLLITAESMTSSEGDTVEVRCPYETKYRQSAKHICKDEEEEDECLNERRKLHPQPLRKLERVSVHDNITAGIFNIIITGVTAEDAGKYWCGVKTGEMLMYYLSTRLQVITKEVLHVIGHESHSVSIECRYRRAFTKMKGNFFCKGQTIFSCFKYGVKISAEKSRNGRFSLSDGVSDGLFTVTITDLRAEDSGTYWCVEESIGSLVYTKVNLQVMKAGSSVVGVTLYICVILLLTGGLILIVCKLKCNKTQEVTAPSHFSSMTQLKDNTSVLSVTRNYKGSDPPAVETQTTVINPTYTSVSFRRNKITDDEIDFIKESSDTEYAIVRCYKPQLNSNQ from the exons atgcccaatgccaagg GGCTCATGGATGCTGCTGAAGTGGTTGGATGTTTAGAAGGAAGTGTCATCATCGACTGCCTTTACCCACCATTGTTCAAAGCTCAGCCAAAAGCAGTCTGCAGGATAGAGCAGATCTGCCAGACCAGGATAAGAATGAACACCACAAACCGGTGGGTTAATGCTGATAAATTTCATGTTTACTATGATGACGCTGCATCGGTGCTCAGGGTAATCATACTAAACCTGAGTCTGCAGGACGCTGGAGTTTACAGGTGTGCAGCTGTGCAAAACTCTGTGTACAACCCTGTGGTAGACTGGGAGTTGAAAGTGGACAAGG ATTCCAGCTGTAATGAACCAAATACTATCACTGCTCAACTTGGACAGAATTTCTCCTTCAGCCGTGACTACTCAGAAAATGCCAAATTCAACTCCAAATATGTTTTCAAAATTCATGATCACTTTGTCAAACAAATGGCATCTACCTCTGGAACCCCACTGGGTTTAGAAGAGCAGATGTGCAGGTTCTCCATTTCTGATAATGAACACAACAACACATTTATAGTTAGCATCAAAAATGTGAGGCTGGATGATGCAGGGCTTTATTTTTGTGGAGTGATGACCAGTGAACTCCCAGTCAATTACATCCGTATAATCAAGAATGTCCGCCTGCTTATTACAG CCGAGTCAATGACTAGTTCTGAAGGTGACACTGTAGAGGTCAGATGTCCTTACGAGACAAAATACAGACAGAGTGCAAAGCATATCTGTAaagatgaggaagaggaggatgagtgTCTCAATGAACGAAGAAAACTTCATCCTCAACCTCTAAGAAAATTGGAGAGAGTCTCCGTGCACGATAACATCACGGCTGGGATTTTTAACATAATTATCACTGGAGTGACTGCTGAGGATGCTGGGAAATACTGGTGTGGAGTGAAGACTGGAGAAATGCTAATGTATTATCTCTCCACTCGGCTGCAGGTCATCACCAAAGAAG TGCTTCATGTGATTGGACATGAATCACACAGTGTTTCCATTGAGTGCAGATACAGAAGAGCGTTTACAAAGATGAAGGGGAACTTCTTTTGTAAGGGACAAACGATCTTCAGCTGTTTCAAATATGGAGTGAAAATTTCAGCAGAAAAAAGCAGAAACGGCAGATTCTCTCTGAGTGACGGTGTTTCTGATGGACTCTTCACTGTCACCATCACTGATCTCAGAGCAGAGGATTCTGGGACATACTGGTGTGTGGAGGAAAGCATTGGTTCCCTTGTTTACACTAAAGTTAATCTGCAAGTTATGAAAG CAGGTTCCTCAGTGGTGGGTGTTACCCTGTATATTTGTGTGATTCTGCTGCTGACTGGAGGATTAATACTGATCGTCTGCAAATTGAAATGCAACAAAACACAAG AAGTTACGGCACCCAGTCATTTTTCATCTATGACACAATTAAAAGACAATACAAGC GTCCTCAGTGTGACTCGTAACTACAAGGGGAGTGATCCTCCTGCTGTGGAGACACAGACGACCGTAATTAACCCCACTTATACATCTGTGAGTTTTCGGAGAAATAAAATCACTGATGATGAAATAGACTTTATCAAAGAGAGCTCAGATACAGAATATGCCATTGTTAGATGCTATAAACCACAGTTAAACAGCAATCAATAA
- the LOC136687102 gene encoding CMRF35-like molecule 8 isoform X2: MKILLVFSLYLISAAGGSRRVTGFSGGGVLIKCRYEKQYTSNTKSFCRSSVPNCAVHIKTEGKTEWVNSGRFSLVDNTSAAFFSVMITNLTVEDSGEYQCVVHISRSVLNAKAVELNVEEDQDGGTRTSECYHVGGGLNISCKYPKPISGYPKFFCRVFSGGCVYKTLVTESRKWINQGNHSLYVDISKNIFTVRIDSLTQADSGEYWCGAESDWKSDNGYKLYITHIRLTVTESGVSSVTSTTAMESSASKTTPASSSATCQRDISHITNSQHSETTTIFPATPSSTVISIVSVILVLLLTAILLFIIAIRKRKTTQASSTIQSDKSSTNHQMVPLAEVEYEEIKDPTLLPHNDSDTVYFTAELPSSLPDSGEGLTYSTMNFSSTDSTTITTASVGKKQDSCDYATVRDVT, from the exons ATGAAGATCCTCCTCGTCTTCAGCCTCTACCTGATCTCAG CTGCTGGAGGATCCAGGAGAGTGACAGGATTTTCAGGAGGAGGAGTCCTCATCAAGTGCAGATATGAGAAACaatacacatcaaacacaaagtCTTTCTGCAGGAGTTCAGTGCCAAACTGTGCTGTCCACATCAAGACAGAAGGTAAAACTGAGTGGGTGAATTCAGGAAGATTCTCATTAGTTGATAACACCAGTGCtgcatttttttctgtgatGATCACAAACCTCACAGTAGAAGATTCTGGAGAGTACCAGTGTGTAGTTCATATCAGCCGGAGTGTACTCAATGCCAAAGCTGTGGAACTGAATGTAGAGGAAG ATCAAGATGGTGGAACGAGAACCAGTGAGTGTTACCATGTTGGAGGAGGGCTAAACATCAGCTGCAAATACCCAAAGCCCATCAGTGGTTACCCAAAATTTTTCTGTAGAGtgttcagtggaggttgtgtttataaaacactTGTTACAGAAAGTAGAAAATGGATAAATCAGGGAAATCACTCACTGTATGTCGACATATCAAAGAATATCTTCACTGTGAGGATAGACAGTCTAACACAGGCAGATTCTGGTGAATACTGGTGTGGAGCTGAATCAGACTGGAAATCAGATAATGGATATAAGCtctacatcacacacatcagacTCACAGTGACCG AGTCAGGTGTCAGTTCAGTGACCAGTACAACTGCCATGGAATCATCAGCATCTAAAACAACACCAGCTTCCTCTTCAGCTACCTGTCAAAGAGACATTTCACACATCACCAACTCCCAGCACAGTGAGACCACAACCATCT TTCCAGCAACTCCATCTTCAACTGTCATCTCCATTGTGTCTGTGATTCTGGTTCTGCTCCTGACTGCAATCTTACTCTTCATAATCGCCATTCGAAAGAGAAAGACGACACAAG CTTCCTCCACAATCCAGTCTGACAAAAGCTCCACAAACCATCAGATG GTTCCTCTTGCTGAAGTTGAATATGAGGAGATTAAAGACCCCACACTCCTTCCTCACAATGATTCAGACACTGTTTATTTCACTGCTGAGTTACCCTCAAGTCTCCCTGATTCTGGAGAAGGTTTGACTTACTCCACAATGAATTTCAGCTCTACTGACTCTACTACAATCACCACAGCATCTGTCGGCAAGAAACAAGACTCATGTGACTATGCTACAGTTAGAGATGTCACCTGA
- the LOC136687102 gene encoding CMRF35-like molecule 8 isoform X1 → MKILLVFSLYLISAAAGGSRRVTGFSGGGVLIKCRYEKQYTSNTKSFCRSSVPNCAVHIKTEGKTEWVNSGRFSLVDNTSAAFFSVMITNLTVEDSGEYQCVVHISRSVLNAKAVELNVEEDQDGGTRTSECYHVGGGLNISCKYPKPISGYPKFFCRVFSGGCVYKTLVTESRKWINQGNHSLYVDISKNIFTVRIDSLTQADSGEYWCGAESDWKSDNGYKLYITHIRLTVTESGVSSVTSTTAMESSASKTTPASSSATCQRDISHITNSQHSETTTIFPATPSSTVISIVSVILVLLLTAILLFIIAIRKRKTTQASSTIQSDKSSTNHQMVPLAEVEYEEIKDPTLLPHNDSDTVYFTAELPSSLPDSGEGLTYSTMNFSSTDSTTITTASVGKKQDSCDYATVRDVT, encoded by the exons ATGAAGATCCTCCTCGTCTTCAGCCTCTACCTGATCTCAG CAGCTGCTGGAGGATCCAGGAGAGTGACAGGATTTTCAGGAGGAGGAGTCCTCATCAAGTGCAGATATGAGAAACaatacacatcaaacacaaagtCTTTCTGCAGGAGTTCAGTGCCAAACTGTGCTGTCCACATCAAGACAGAAGGTAAAACTGAGTGGGTGAATTCAGGAAGATTCTCATTAGTTGATAACACCAGTGCtgcatttttttctgtgatGATCACAAACCTCACAGTAGAAGATTCTGGAGAGTACCAGTGTGTAGTTCATATCAGCCGGAGTGTACTCAATGCCAAAGCTGTGGAACTGAATGTAGAGGAAG ATCAAGATGGTGGAACGAGAACCAGTGAGTGTTACCATGTTGGAGGAGGGCTAAACATCAGCTGCAAATACCCAAAGCCCATCAGTGGTTACCCAAAATTTTTCTGTAGAGtgttcagtggaggttgtgtttataaaacactTGTTACAGAAAGTAGAAAATGGATAAATCAGGGAAATCACTCACTGTATGTCGACATATCAAAGAATATCTTCACTGTGAGGATAGACAGTCTAACACAGGCAGATTCTGGTGAATACTGGTGTGGAGCTGAATCAGACTGGAAATCAGATAATGGATATAAGCtctacatcacacacatcagacTCACAGTGACCG AGTCAGGTGTCAGTTCAGTGACCAGTACAACTGCCATGGAATCATCAGCATCTAAAACAACACCAGCTTCCTCTTCAGCTACCTGTCAAAGAGACATTTCACACATCACCAACTCCCAGCACAGTGAGACCACAACCATCT TTCCAGCAACTCCATCTTCAACTGTCATCTCCATTGTGTCTGTGATTCTGGTTCTGCTCCTGACTGCAATCTTACTCTTCATAATCGCCATTCGAAAGAGAAAGACGACACAAG CTTCCTCCACAATCCAGTCTGACAAAAGCTCCACAAACCATCAGATG GTTCCTCTTGCTGAAGTTGAATATGAGGAGATTAAAGACCCCACACTCCTTCCTCACAATGATTCAGACACTGTTTATTTCACTGCTGAGTTACCCTCAAGTCTCCCTGATTCTGGAGAAGGTTTGACTTACTCCACAATGAATTTCAGCTCTACTGACTCTACTACAATCACCACAGCATCTGTCGGCAAGAAACAAGACTCATGTGACTATGCTACAGTTAGAGATGTCACCTGA